In one window of Haliaeetus albicilla chromosome W, bHalAlb1.1, whole genome shotgun sequence DNA:
- the LOC138683594 gene encoding LOW QUALITY PROTEIN: uncharacterized protein (The sequence of the model RefSeq protein was modified relative to this genomic sequence to represent the inferred CDS: inserted 1 base in 1 codon) — translation MCRKNNTKYWREFKIDVVIPTTQPIVVLSPKTFEIGPYVIRNTGLQQMLFNPAWSLKQVELSLQNNVSDIQPACSPFLRTSYEGWTTWLQKRTLPIRRTRRDLTGVLGTGLGVLNSIDSEVIMNKLATSVSDLAKLQQPLRSSLLALGTNQWLLSNILPKWEKVNVRDHELITDALGVIQNNLSLALSCIQAQIWTQSVAASIIREGEEGILPTEIRKIIWDSATDFEKELQSWWNLVNFTYDPVTNLATVFVLTIYNATIYPIYPIIALGLNHNGTILCPSEHRVWARKVDEKWQTVNLESCIVREQQGFVCEGNAIEAQDICLDTEQNICHFEIHPNENPETVLXIGKGCVCLRTVCDSLSVDEVVVETKNHSNFCVCNFTKIVGCDFSYSAPVTSHQLLQSNYMLTDELLPIPIGMNLTLVKQLLQHKDLVEILGKIRENGQKTLITVHHDVKEIHRVLERVQKDAEHRWRDTLFGWSPTATGILNTLCHPIVVLLILVLISLVLSAVLYAITWKMMTRLTRLHIICLMSHPM, via the exons ATGTGTCgtaaaaataacactaaataCTGGAGAGAATTTAAAATAGATGTTGTAATACCTACTACTCAACCAATTGTCGTGCTTAGcccaaaaacctttgaaatTGGACCATATGTGATCAGAAATACGGGCCTACAACAAATGTTGTTTAACCCGGCATGGTCTCTCAAGCAAGTTGAATTGTCGTTGCAGAACAATGTTTCAGACATTCAGCCAGCTTGCTCACCTTTCCTAAGGACCTCTTACGAGGGATGGACAACCTGGCTGCAAAAACGAACTCTTCCCATAAGAAGAACACGGAGAGACCTAACCGGTGTTTTGGGAACAGGATTGGGAGTTTTAAATAGCATCGATTCGGAAGTAATAATGAACAAGTTGGCTACCTCAGTTAGTGATTTGGCTAAATTACAACAGCCTTTGCGATCTTCTTTATTGGCTTTAGGGACTAACCAGTGGCTGTTGTCAAATATATTaccaaaatgggaaaaggtaAATGTAAGGGACCACGAGTTGATTACTGATGCACTTGGGGTGATCCAAAATAACCTCTCTTTGGCTCTCAGTTGTATCCAGGCTCAAATATGGACGCAGTCGGTAGCCGCCTCAATTataagagaaggtgaagaaggTATCCTCCCCACTGAAATTCGGAAAATAATTTGGGACAGTGCCACTGATTTTGAGAAGGAACTCCAATCCTGGTGGAATCTGGTGAACTTTACTTATGATCCCGTTACAAACCTAGCTACAGTTTTTGTGCTTACTATATATAATGCTACCATATACCCAATTTATCCCATTATTGCATTAGGGTTGAACCACAACGGAACTATACTCTGTCCCTCTGAGCATAGAGTATGGGCCCGAAAGGTGGATGAAAAATGGCAAACTGTTAATTTGGAATCTTGTATTGTACGAGAACAACAAGGATTTGTTTGTGAAGGTAATGCAATTGAGGCGCAAGATATTTGTTTAGATACTGAACAAAATATCTGCCATTTTGAGATTCATCCTAATGAAAACCCTGAAACAGTAC ATATCGGCAAAGGCTGTGTATGTTTGAGGACTGTTTGTGACTCTCTATCTGTAGATGAGGTAGTTGTAGAGACTAAAAATCATtcaaatttctgtgtttgtaattTTACTAAGATTGTCGGATGTGATTTTTCCTATTCGGCCCCAGTCACATCCCACCAACTTTTGCAATCTAACTATATGTTGACTGATGAATTGTTACCTATACCCATTGGAATGAATCTCACTTTGGTAAAACAGTTATTACAACACAAGGATTTGGTTGAGATTTTGGGAAAAATTAGGGAAAACGGACAGAAAACCTTAATAACTGTTCATCATGATGTGAAAGAAATACACCGAGTTTTAGAAAGAGTGCAAAAGGATGCAGAACATAGATGGCGGGACACACTTTTCGGATGGTCGCCTACTGCTACAGGCATCCTGAACACGTTGTGCCACCCCATCGTGGTTCTCTTGATATTGGTTTTGATCAGTTTGGTTTTGTCAGCAGTATTGTATGCCATAACCTGGAAAATGATGACTCGGTTAACACGTTTACATATAATATGCTTGATGTCCCATCCAATGTAG